The Montipora foliosa isolate CH-2021 chromosome 1, ASM3666993v2, whole genome shotgun sequence genome has a window encoding:
- the LOC137972198 gene encoding calretinin-like produces MASDSGAKPYVTSFQGKAQISSSDFLKIFKSFDKDGNGYIEAGELDEFLKTLGKESNKEELDPQEIAKMKKEILSKYDVNYDGRLDLEELTKILPTEENFLVQFQHHVNLTSVEFFKVWNHYDQDNSGYIESDELRGFLADLHSREGKKLTPDWIDENAIVMLDLFDKNKDGKLSLSEMSKILPLEENFLAQFKVEKLTEEEFNQIWTKYDEDGNGFIADEEIDALMHDFIITKLKREVDSKEVANFRSSIMGGCQVDIDRDGKINKEELKRFLLGQK; encoded by the exons ATGGCCTCAGATAGTGGAGCAAAACCCTACGTAACGTCTTTCCAAGGAAAGGCTCAAATCTCCTCAAgcgattttttgaaaattttcaagTCTTTTGATAAAGATG GTAACGGGTATATCGAAGCCGGAGAATTAGACGAATTTCTGAAGACCCTCGGGAAAGAAAGTAATAAG GAAGAGCTCGATCCACAGGAGATTGCGAAGATGAAGAAGGAAATTCTATCAAAATACGATGTAAACTATGATGGAAGACTAGATTTGGAGGAG CTGACTAAGATCCTACCCACTGAAGAAAACTTTTTGGTCCAGTTTCAACATCACGTGAACTTGACAAGCGTGGAGTTTTTCAAG gtCTGGAACCATTACGACCAGGATAATTCAGGATACATAGAAAGCGATGAACTTCGG GGTTTTCTGGCAGACCTGCACAGTCGCGAAGGGAAAAAATTGACTCCAGATTGGATTGACGAAAACGCCATTGTCATG TTGGACCTTTTTGACAAAAACAAGGATGGAAAGCTGTCGTTGTCAGAGATGTCAAA AATCCTTCCCCTAGAAGAAAACTTTTTGGCACAGTTTAAAGTG GAAAAACTCACCGAGGAAGAATTCAACCAGATATGGACCAAATATGACGAG GATGGAAACGGATTCATCGCCGACGAAGAAATCGACGCTCTGATGCATGATttcattattacaaaattgaaG AGAGAGGTGGACTCCAAAGAAGTCGCCAATTTCAGGAGTAGCATCATGGGAGGATGCCAAGTGGACATTGACAGAGATGGAAAGATCAACAAAGAAGAACTTAAACGTTTTCTTCTGGGACAAAAATAA